In Leptodactylus fuscus isolate aLepFus1 chromosome 9, aLepFus1.hap2, whole genome shotgun sequence, the genomic window TCGAGATCAGATTTGCGCACCCTTTTGACGGCCACCCGATCTTTAAAGCCGACGAGCCTACCCGGATGGCGGTTATGAGGATCCATGATTAGGCATTCTTCTTGAAGGCTGGCGGCTTTAGACACTAAGTGTATAGAATCGGCTGGGTCGTCCTCTTCCTTTTTTAAATTCAGTGGGTAGAGATCGCTGGATTTCTTTAAGGTCTTGTAGCCGTCCCATTTTTGACTGTATCTGTACGTATGGTTTATCTTTGTATGTTTTTGTTTCATCTGAAAAAACCTATGTTTTTGGTCGTTGCTACTAAAAAGCAGGGATTTATTTGGAGAAATGGTGGGACCGCAGGCGATGGATTGGGCAGCACTTTTCCGAGctttttgtattttgtgttttctGTACAACCTTGTGAAAGTGTTGCTCTGGCCCAGAGAGCCGTATGGTCTTTTCATGTCCTGCTTGAGGACAGAATTCTTTGGAAAAGAATGGGGCGGTTTCACAAACTCTTTCGCCTCAGCGTCACTATCTACAATCTCATTATCTGAGAAACGTTCTTGTTTAACCACAACGGGACCATTAAACTGGTCCATAGAGGATGGCGAATGGGAGTATTCGATGTGTTTCTTCAAAATGTTACGGGCATACGTGGTAAATGGACACATCTTACAAATGTAAGTTGTAGGCTTTTTGGATGAAAGGTAATAGGagttttttaaggtttttttctgATATTTCCTCGGAGGGAGGTCTGCGTTCAGAACGGAGCATTTTACCACGGCGCCATGAGCAATGCCTCTATGACACTCCAATTCATTTTCGGTAACAGCCATAAAGTTGCACTCTTCACAACAGTAGTATCTTTTGTCTTTCTCGTGAGTTTTGGCATGTTGAACAAAAGTCTTTGGACAGTTGGTTCCAAACACACATTGTGGACATTGTAACCGTGCGCTTCGACCTTCGTCTTGGAGCTCTTTTAATTCACGGATCTCCTCCATCAGTTTCTGCCGGCGTTCCTGGTGAATAATCATATGTTTAAGAAGTGAATTACGGTCTCTAAATGTTCGCCCACACTCCCTACAAGCATATGGTCTTGGAACATTAAGGTGGCGAAAGTGATTATTACCATCCAAATGATACATCATATGCCTATGAAGGTGTTTCTTTTCCCTAAAATTCACATTGCACTTGGTGCAGGGATAAAAGGATGGCTCTTGATCGCTAGTGCATGTTGGAGGCGATTGAGAATCACAACTTTGCACATCGCCGGGGAAGAACGAGTCGACGTGAACGGGTGACGTTTCATCAGAATAGTCAAGGACTGGACTATACATATAATGATTGATAGCTTCGATAGCTTCCTTTGGAAGATGTTCTTCTGATTCATCAATGGAAGATTCAGACTTGATCTTCATCAGTTCATACTTGTGTGGCGCTACCACTTGCTCTTCGTCGCTCTGTCCCACGATCTCTAAATTTAACAGCTTTGACTTCTTGGAAATATAATTCACATCATTATAAGCATCTTCTGAATAGCAGCGAGTTATCTTACTACCATCCATTTTTCGTTTGCGCTTTTTCTCTACCTTTACGACGCAATTTTTTGGAGACTCTTCTTTTTTGTCACTGTTTACCGTGTCTATCTCCGTACTCGGATTAGCTTCCGTTCCTGCTACAGACTCATCCCCACCAGAACAACCTTGTGTCTGACTATACACCTCACTCTCCGGTAAGATCTTCTTGTCGTCACAGGCGTCGTCTACGGGCCCTACTAAAGTGCTATCCAATCTGAAACTATTCCCATTAGATGTTTCACACCCAACAGAAGAGGAGGTAGGAGGTTTATGTATGGAATGAGTTTCTTTCTTGGCATGTGCTACATCAGGTAGCAAGAATAAAACTTGCTGACTTGACATCTGTAAAGTGTTCTTTGCAGGTTGCTGAAGATCATAAACCACCTTCAAAGTTGAACACAAACTGGTTTGCGGCCCCACAGGTTGGTCTGTGGTTATAGAAATACTGTCTGCATTCAGGTTGGAAGTCTTATTTGAGGAGTGGGAAACTGGTCCATTAATAGTTCCTTTAGGCAAGGTACGATTTTCACTAGAGACAGTGGCAGCACCATCGTGTGTTAGGAAAGAACCCTGGACTTTGCTTAAGGCTTCAGACCTGTCTCTGGATGGTTCTTCAGGCACGGGCAATGAACTACTTTTCGGAAAAGAGCTTGGGCTTTCTTGTTTTTTCTTAAACACGAGATCATTTTCAACAGAGCTGAAGTCGGCGTCCTCTTTGAGGCGTTCATTCGCATCGGTACTTTCACCACTTATCTGGGACTCCTCCATATTGTTATTCTTCCCATTAAACAatttctaaaaacaaaaaaaaagacaaagctGAAGCATAGATTTATCATCAAGCATTCAAGCAAACACCTgccatgtatttaaagggatcctatcattagatagCTTTTTTTCTCTgaccaacacgtaggaatagccttaagaaagactattcttctcctacctttagaagtcttctccgcaccgccgttcagtagaaatcagttttgggtttttttcttctggaatacccattccctgtgtcttcttccgtcctgtagtgcacgcctgggctacaagaaaatggccgcttacacagtaagttggtgtgagctgccattttcttgtggctcgggcatgtgctgtcggctctgcctgaggcctagaagattgaaacccaggacagaagaagacacagagagaggccgttccagaagaagatggaggcggcgctggagatttctcccgtagcattggagacgccctcagtgctatgagagaactcatttgcatactgaaggatTTTTACtgaacagcggcacagagaagacatttaaaggtaggagaagaatagtctttcttaaggcgattcctatgtgttagtcagaaaaaaaatgatattaTCCCTTTAAGGTAAGATAGGTAACGTatcctaattatatatatatatatatatatatatatatatatatatacacacatttgttAGACATACATGTTATACAGATAGAAAGTATTCATGGTAACCAACTTCTA contains:
- the ZNF644 gene encoding zinc finger protein 644 isoform X1 translates to MEESQISGESTDANERLKEDADFSSVENDLVFKKKQESPSSFPKSSSLPVPEEPSRDRSEALSKVQGSFLTHDGAATVSSENRTLPKGTINGPVSHSSNKTSNLNADSISITTDQPVGPQTSLCSTLKVVYDLQQPAKNTLQMSSQQVLFLLPDVAHAKKETHSIHKPPTSSSVGCETSNGNSFRLDSTLVGPVDDACDDKKILPESEVYSQTQGCSGGDESVAGTEANPSTEIDTVNSDKKEESPKNCVVKVEKKRKRKMDGSKITRCYSEDAYNDVNYISKKSKLLNLEIVGQSDEEQVVAPHKYELMKIKSESSIDESEEHLPKEAIEAINHYMYSPVLDYSDETSPVHVDSFFPGDVQSCDSQSPPTCTSDQEPSFYPCTKCNVNFREKKHLHRHMMYHLDGNNHFRHLNVPRPYACRECGRTFRDRNSLLKHMIIHQERRQKLMEEIRELKELQDEGRSARLQCPQCVFGTNCPKTFVQHAKTHEKDKRYYCCEECNFMAVTENELECHRGIAHGAVVKCSVLNADLPPRKYQKKTLKNSYYLSSKKPTTYICKMCPFTTYARNILKKHIEYSHSPSSMDQFNGPVVVKQERFSDNEIVDSDAEAKEFVKPPHSFPKNSVLKQDMKRPYGSLGQSNTFTRLYRKHKIQKARKSAAQSIACGPTISPNKSLLFSSNDQKHRFFQMKQKHTKINHTYRYSQKWDGYKTLKKSSDLYPLNLKKEEDDPADSIHLVSKAASLQEECLIMDPHNRHPGRLVGFKDRVAVKRVRKSDLERQVTEEDMDNYPDFLQKMTYVVLKKLDSSEKKDDYESWENSDLCDYSTESQDDTYNSPPKKAVYPIFKDKSKDNPHGEDGMHFNDEDGFYFEYYEDIDEDEYLHDMSGADNENADSGLPRNSSIFHWSDLTLEKKSCPYCPATFETGVGLSNHVRGHLHRAGLTYEARHVVSAEQIASSDKMQHFKRTGTPTKRVRKARPMLAQDGTGDQKPHRRTRVVEKSESPSEHTCALCGGWFDTKIGLSNHVRGHLKRLGKNKWDAHKSPICVLNEMLQNEEKYEQLLKVLNNRRTVHRPYSSHKTSSNDFSRSHAVHHEAHRNGLKTDIISGHMEEGVHFSEFDEAGGQGEKDKPLSLVELLKLKKSGEERTIESSHKVNQTARKRFIQKCLHPLNEDCSLMCNSHRGMDFAIQSGMSAKHKTCANCNMTFSSAVSLSNHMRAYSRKKSAGLLTGTVLDCKQKKSRSRSGSKKKVLPLPHSAEEVYILRCRFCGLIFRGPLSVQEDWIKHLQRHIVNANLPRTGAGMVEVEPLLKKTPSISETNFSLIMTEAAS
- the ZNF644 gene encoding zinc finger protein 644 isoform X2 — encoded protein: MEESQISGESTDANERLKEDADFSSVENDLVFKKKQESPSSFPKSSSLPVPEEPSRDRSEALSKVQGSFLTHDGAATVSSENRTLPKGTINGPVSHSSNKTSNLNADSISITTDQPVGPQTSLCSTLKVVYDLQQPAKNTLQMSSQQVLFLLPDVAHAKKETHSIHKPPTSSSVGCETSNGNSFRLDSTLVGPVDDACDDKKILPESEVYSQTQGCSGGDESVAGTEANPSTEIDTVNSDKKEESPKNCVVKVEKKRKRKMDGSKITRCYSEDAYNDVNYISKKSKLLNLEIVGQSDEEQVVAPHKYELMKIKSESSIDESEEHLPKEAIEAINHYMYSPVLDYSDETSPVHVDSFFPGDVQSCDSQSPPTCTSDQEPSFYPCTKCNVNFREKKHLHRHMMYHLDGNNHFRHLNVPRPYACRECGRTFRDRNSLLKHMIIHQERRQKLMEEIRELKELQDEGRSARLQCPQCVFGTNCPKTFVQHAKTHEKDKRYYCCEECNFMAVTENELECHRGIAHGAVVKCSVLNADLPPRKYQKKTLKNSYYLSSKKPTTYICKMCPFTTYARNILKKHIEYSHSPSSMDQFNGPVVVKQERFSDNEIVDSDAEAKEFVKPPHSFPKNSVLKQDMKRPYGSLGQSNTFTRLYRKHKIQKARKSAAQSIACGPTISPNKSLLFSSNDQKHRFFQMKQKHTKINHTYRYSQKWDGYKTLKKSSDLYPLNLKKEEDDPADSIHLVSKAASLQEECLIMDPHNRHPGRLVGFKDRVAVKRVRKSDLERQVTEEDMDNYPDFLQKMTYVVLKKLDSSEKKDDYESWENSDLCDYSTESQDDTYNSPPKKAVYPIFKDKSKDNPHGEDGMHFNDEDGFYFEYYEDIDEDEYLHDMSGADNENADSGLPRNSSIFHWSDLTLEKKSCPYCPATFETGVGLSNHVRGHLHRAGLTYEARHVVSAEQIASSDKMQHFKRTGTPTKRVRKVVEKSESPSEHTCALCGGWFDTKIGLSNHVRGHLKRLGKNKWDAHKSPICVLNEMLQNEEKYEQLLKVLNNRRTVHRPYSSHKTSSNDFSRSHAVHHEAHRNGLKTDIISGHMEEGVHFSEFDEAGGQGEKDKPLSLVELLKLKKSGEERTIESSHKVNQTARKRFIQKCLHPLNEDCSLMCNSHRGMDFAIQSGMSAKHKTCANCNMTFSSAVSLSNHMRAYSRKKSAGLLTGTVLDCKQKKSRSRSGSKKKVLPLPHSAEEVYILRCRFCGLIFRGPLSVQEDWIKHLQRHIVNANLPRTGAGMVEVEPLLKKTPSISETNFSLIMTEAAS